A stretch of Amycolatopsis balhimycina FH 1894 DNA encodes these proteins:
- a CDS encoding class I SAM-dependent methyltransferase — MEEKDFAAHLTATMTGSALTMLIGVGHRTGLFAAAARGPATGAGLAERAGLQERYVREWLGAMVTGGIFTYDGREYTFPPEHAKFLLGETASNLMPSLLTLSAFTGILPGLERAFAEGGGVPRSAYGPYLETLGAKTGDSWKHVYREHLVDGFFGAVPGLKERLTAGARVLDLGCGTGNAIAVAARAFPASRFTGLDINPGVVEQAKETANGLPNAGFAVGDAAGLTADPPYDVITAFDAIHDQDRPDVVLRRVRGALAPDGLFFMVDTNFSSHVEKNIGNPLAALTYSISLMYCTTTSLAEGGAALGAVWGTEKASEMLADAGFRHVDVLGSPRPQNCIYACRP; from the coding sequence ATGGAGGAGAAGGACTTCGCCGCGCACCTGACCGCGACCATGACCGGCAGCGCGCTCACCATGCTGATCGGGGTCGGCCACCGCACCGGGCTCTTCGCGGCCGCCGCACGGGGCCCCGCCACCGGCGCCGGGCTCGCCGAGCGTGCCGGGCTCCAGGAGCGTTACGTCCGCGAATGGCTCGGCGCCATGGTCACCGGCGGGATCTTCACCTACGACGGCCGTGAGTACACCTTCCCGCCCGAGCACGCGAAGTTCCTGCTCGGCGAGACGGCGTCGAACCTGATGCCGTCGCTGCTGACGCTGTCCGCGTTCACCGGCATCCTGCCCGGCCTGGAACGCGCGTTCGCCGAAGGCGGCGGCGTCCCGAGGTCGGCGTACGGGCCCTACCTGGAGACCCTCGGCGCGAAGACCGGCGACAGCTGGAAGCACGTCTACCGCGAGCACCTGGTGGACGGCTTCTTCGGCGCGGTCCCCGGCCTGAAGGAGCGGCTGACCGCCGGGGCCCGGGTGCTCGACCTCGGCTGCGGCACCGGGAACGCGATCGCGGTCGCCGCCCGCGCGTTCCCCGCGTCACGATTCACCGGCCTCGACATCAACCCGGGCGTCGTCGAACAAGCGAAGGAGACGGCGAACGGGCTGCCGAACGCCGGCTTCGCCGTCGGGGACGCCGCCGGGCTGACCGCCGATCCGCCGTACGACGTCATCACCGCGTTCGACGCCATCCACGATCAGGACCGCCCGGACGTCGTGCTGCGCCGGGTCCGCGGCGCGCTGGCTCCCGACGGCCTGTTCTTCATGGTCGACACGAACTTCTCCAGCCACGTGGAGAAGAACATCGGGAACCCGCTGGCGGCGCTGACCTATTCGATCAGCCTGATGTACTGCACGACGACGTCGCTGGCCGAGGGCGGTGCCGCGCTGGGAGCCGTGTGGGGCACCGAAAAGGCGTCGGAAATGCTCGCGGACGCGGGGTTCCGGCACGTCGACGTGCTCGGGTCCCCGCGTCCGCAGAACTGCATCTACGCCTGCCGCCCGTGA
- a CDS encoding biotin carboxylase N-terminal domain-containing protein translates to MFSRVAIVNRGEAAMRLIHAVRDLSAETGTRIETVALYTDADRTATFVREADLAYDLGPASARPYLDLAKLERALVETKADAAWVGWGFVAEDPAFAELCEKVGVTFVGPSADAMRKLGDKIGAKLIAEEVGVPVAPWSRGEVATLEDALRAGSEIGYPLMLKATAGGGGRGIRKVSSADELADAYERTSQEALRAFGSGIVFLERLVTGARHVEVQVISDGATAWALGVRDCSVQRRNQKIIEESSSPVLSPAQTAELKTSAERLAVAVGYRGACTVEFLYHPGEKLFAFLEVNTRLQVEHPITEITTGTDLVKLQLHVAGGGKLEGDQPAESGHAVEARLNAEDPDRDFAPSPGRIARLALPAGPGIRVDTGVSEGDTIPADFDSMIAKIIAYGRDRDEALGRLRRAMAETTVIIEGGATNKSFVLDLLDQPEVIDASADTGWIDRVRAEGRLVTHRHSAIALAAAAIEAYQDEEEVSVQRLLSTAHGGRPQVQHETGRPLDLKLRGTGYRVSVARAGLTRFRVGVSAGSSDVQHADVRIDRFDAHSGQILVNGERFRLVSATHGPIHLVEVDGVTHRISRDEGGVVRSPAPALVVATPLAVGDEVEANAPILVLESMKMETVLRAPFRARVRECPVSVGSQVETGAPLMRLEPLADDAGEAAAEEIEAVEIDLPGVPDGVSAAERVERGLQDLGSLLLGFDVDPAERKRLVAAYLEARAELGNRPVEGELDLLTVFADLSELSRNTPGGEFTEPGSPVHSPREFFHSYLQSLDVERAGVSEGFQAKLKRVLAHYGVPDLERTPELEAAVFRIFLAQQRMAADVAVVSELLRQWLAGAAPAESLSERAGLVLEHLVAATQVRFPAVSDLARGVVFRWFAQPLLRRHRAEVYASVRTELRYLDQHPDAPDRAERIQAMITGSQPLVRLVGQRIGRPGRDHAPLLEVLTRRYYGNRRLSGVAVRDAGGSRWLTAELNTGDGALPLVTTAVDITTLPDALRALGEVATEGVVADLYLRWEDQPEAGATADRLGALLAEHPVPSSVRRVVFTVAGTGGAVMHHHFTFERDDSGSTGFTEDRLIRGLHPQIAQRLQLQRLREFDLTRLPSADEEIYLFKAVAKTNPADERLIAMGQVRDLTPLREADGRLVALPALEDAVTACLDAIRNIQAQRPQNKRFDTNRIMMYVWPPTELTTEELNALVQRILPTSVGAGLEEVQFLARRRTDAGKLAELAVRIAFDPGHGAKLHVEPPSTEPVKPLDEYRLKVLRAARRGNVYPYELTGLLAGPAGTFAEYDLDTGSDAPSAGKSASGGGALVPVDRPKGKNTAAIVAGVVTTPTELHPEGVTRVVLLGDPTKSLGALSEPECSRVIAALDLAERMQVPLEWFALSSGARISMSSGTENMDWVAAALKRIVTFTQDGGEINIVVNGINVGAQPYWNAEATMLMHTKGILVMTPDSAMVLTGKQALDFSGGVSAEDNYGIGGYDRVMGPNGQAQYWAPNLTAARAVLMSYYDHTYVVPGESGPRKVGTNDPVDRDVSPYPHAIVGSDFTTVGQIFSAEHNPDRKKPFDIRTVMRALSDQDHPVLERWAGMADADTAAVQDVHIGGHSVCLVGIESRSVPRRGFPPTDGPDTYTAGTLFPRSSKKTARAINAASGNRPLVVLANLSGFDGSPESLRKLQLEYGAEIGRAIVNFEGPIVFCVISRYHGGAFVVFSKALNPNMTVLALEGSFASVLGGAPAAAVVFSGEVNNRTANDPRVTELQARIAAAGGASRATLNAQLAEVQSAVRAEKVSEVAAEFDRVHSIQRAVEVGSVDAIISAAELRPRIIEAIEHGLKH, encoded by the coding sequence TCGTCAACCGCGGAGAGGCCGCGATGCGGCTGATCCACGCCGTCCGGGACCTGTCGGCGGAAACCGGGACGCGGATCGAGACGGTCGCCCTCTACACCGACGCCGACCGCACCGCCACGTTCGTCCGTGAGGCCGACCTGGCCTACGACCTCGGCCCCGCCTCGGCGCGCCCCTACCTCGACCTCGCCAAGCTCGAGCGAGCCCTCGTCGAGACGAAGGCCGACGCCGCGTGGGTCGGCTGGGGCTTCGTCGCCGAGGACCCGGCCTTCGCCGAACTGTGCGAGAAGGTCGGTGTCACCTTCGTCGGGCCGAGTGCCGACGCGATGCGCAAGCTCGGCGACAAGATCGGCGCGAAGCTGATCGCCGAAGAGGTCGGCGTGCCGGTCGCGCCGTGGAGCCGCGGTGAGGTCGCCACCCTCGAAGACGCCCTGCGCGCCGGGAGCGAGATCGGCTACCCGCTGATGCTCAAGGCGACCGCGGGCGGCGGCGGGCGCGGCATCCGCAAGGTGTCCTCGGCCGACGAGCTGGCCGACGCCTACGAGCGCACCAGCCAGGAAGCCCTGCGCGCCTTCGGCTCCGGAATCGTGTTCCTCGAGCGGCTGGTCACCGGTGCCCGGCACGTCGAGGTCCAGGTGATCTCCGACGGCGCGACGGCGTGGGCGCTCGGCGTCCGCGACTGCTCGGTGCAGCGGCGCAACCAGAAGATCATCGAAGAGTCGTCGTCGCCGGTCCTCTCGCCGGCGCAGACGGCCGAGCTCAAGACGTCGGCCGAGCGGCTCGCGGTGGCCGTCGGCTACCGCGGCGCGTGCACCGTCGAGTTCCTGTACCACCCGGGCGAGAAGCTGTTCGCCTTCCTCGAGGTCAACACCCGCCTGCAGGTCGAGCACCCGATCACCGAGATCACCACCGGTACCGACCTGGTCAAGCTGCAGCTGCACGTCGCCGGCGGTGGGAAGCTCGAAGGCGACCAGCCCGCCGAGAGCGGTCACGCCGTCGAAGCGCGGCTCAACGCCGAAGACCCCGACCGCGACTTCGCCCCCTCCCCCGGCCGCATCGCCCGGCTGGCGCTGCCCGCCGGCCCCGGCATCCGCGTCGACACCGGCGTCAGCGAGGGTGACACGATCCCGGCCGACTTCGACTCGATGATCGCCAAGATCATCGCCTACGGCCGTGACCGCGACGAGGCCCTCGGCCGGCTGCGCCGCGCGATGGCCGAGACCACCGTGATCATCGAAGGTGGCGCGACCAACAAGAGCTTCGTGCTCGACCTGCTCGACCAGCCCGAGGTGATCGACGCCAGCGCCGACACCGGCTGGATCGACCGCGTCCGCGCCGAGGGCCGCCTGGTCACCCACCGGCACTCCGCGATCGCCCTGGCCGCGGCCGCCATCGAGGCCTACCAGGACGAGGAAGAGGTCTCGGTCCAGCGGCTGCTGTCCACTGCCCACGGCGGGCGCCCGCAGGTCCAGCACGAGACCGGCCGCCCGCTCGACCTCAAGCTCCGCGGCACCGGCTACCGCGTCAGCGTGGCCCGCGCCGGCCTGACGCGGTTCCGCGTCGGCGTCTCGGCGGGCAGCTCGGACGTGCAGCACGCCGACGTCCGCATCGACCGGTTCGACGCCCACAGCGGCCAGATCCTCGTCAACGGGGAGCGCTTCCGCCTGGTGTCGGCCACGCACGGCCCGATCCACCTCGTCGAGGTCGACGGCGTCACCCACCGCATCAGCCGCGACGAGGGCGGCGTCGTCCGCTCCCCCGCGCCCGCGCTGGTCGTCGCGACCCCCCTGGCCGTCGGCGACGAGGTCGAGGCCAACGCGCCGATCCTCGTGCTGGAGAGCATGAAGATGGAGACGGTGCTGCGCGCGCCGTTCCGCGCCCGGGTCCGCGAATGCCCGGTGTCCGTCGGCAGCCAGGTCGAGACCGGCGCGCCGCTGATGCGCCTGGAACCCCTGGCCGACGACGCCGGGGAAGCGGCCGCCGAGGAAATCGAAGCCGTCGAGATCGACCTGCCCGGCGTGCCGGACGGCGTGTCCGCGGCCGAGCGCGTCGAACGCGGCCTCCAGGACCTGGGGAGCCTGCTGCTCGGCTTCGACGTCGACCCGGCCGAGCGCAAGCGGCTCGTCGCGGCCTACCTCGAGGCACGCGCCGAGCTGGGCAACCGCCCGGTCGAAGGCGAGCTCGACCTGCTCACCGTCTTCGCCGACCTGTCCGAGCTGAGCCGCAACACCCCCGGCGGCGAGTTCACCGAGCCGGGCAGCCCGGTGCACAGCCCGCGCGAGTTCTTCCACAGCTACCTGCAGAGCCTCGACGTCGAGCGCGCCGGCGTCAGCGAAGGCTTCCAGGCGAAGCTGAAGCGGGTCCTCGCGCACTACGGCGTCCCCGACCTGGAGCGGACGCCCGAGCTGGAGGCCGCGGTCTTCCGGATCTTCCTGGCGCAGCAGCGGATGGCGGCCGACGTCGCGGTCGTCTCGGAGCTGCTGCGGCAGTGGCTGGCCGGGGCGGCGCCGGCGGAGTCGCTGAGCGAGCGCGCCGGGCTCGTCCTGGAGCACCTGGTCGCGGCCACGCAGGTGCGCTTCCCCGCGGTCTCCGACCTGGCCCGGGGCGTGGTGTTCCGCTGGTTCGCCCAGCCGCTGCTGCGCCGTCACCGGGCCGAGGTCTACGCCTCGGTCCGCACCGAGCTGCGGTACCTCGACCAGCACCCGGACGCGCCGGACCGCGCCGAGCGGATCCAGGCCATGATCACCGGCTCGCAGCCCCTGGTGCGGCTGGTCGGGCAGCGGATCGGGCGGCCGGGGCGCGACCACGCGCCGCTGCTGGAAGTGCTGACCCGCCGTTACTACGGCAACCGCCGGCTGTCCGGGGTCGCCGTGCGCGACGCCGGCGGCTCCCGGTGGCTGACCGCCGAGCTGAACACCGGCGACGGCGCGCTGCCGCTGGTCACGACCGCCGTCGACATCACCACCCTGCCCGACGCGCTGCGCGCGCTCGGCGAGGTGGCCACCGAGGGCGTCGTCGCCGACCTGTACCTGCGCTGGGAGGACCAGCCGGAGGCCGGCGCGACCGCGGACCGGCTCGGCGCGCTCCTGGCCGAGCACCCGGTGCCGTCGAGCGTGCGCCGCGTCGTGTTCACCGTGGCCGGCACTGGCGGCGCCGTGATGCACCACCACTTCACGTTCGAGCGCGACGACAGTGGCTCCACCGGCTTCACGGAAGACCGGCTGATCCGCGGCCTGCACCCGCAGATCGCCCAGCGCCTGCAGCTGCAGCGGCTGCGCGAGTTCGACCTCACCCGGCTGCCCTCGGCCGACGAGGAGATCTACCTGTTCAAGGCGGTCGCGAAGACCAACCCGGCCGACGAGCGGCTGATCGCGATGGGCCAGGTCCGCGACCTGACCCCGCTGCGCGAGGCCGACGGCAGGCTGGTCGCCCTGCCCGCCCTCGAGGACGCGGTCACCGCCTGCCTCGACGCGATCCGGAACATCCAGGCGCAGCGGCCGCAGAACAAGCGGTTCGACACCAACCGGATCATGATGTACGTCTGGCCGCCGACCGAGCTGACCACCGAGGAGCTGAACGCGCTGGTCCAGCGCATCCTGCCGACGTCGGTGGGTGCCGGGCTGGAGGAGGTCCAGTTCCTGGCCCGCCGCCGCACCGACGCGGGGAAGCTGGCCGAGCTCGCCGTCCGGATCGCCTTCGACCCCGGGCACGGCGCGAAGCTGCACGTCGAGCCGCCGTCGACCGAGCCGGTCAAGCCGCTGGACGAGTACCGCCTGAAGGTGCTGCGCGCGGCCCGGCGCGGCAACGTCTACCCGTACGAGCTGACCGGCCTGCTCGCCGGGCCGGCGGGCACGTTCGCCGAGTACGACCTGGACACCGGGTCCGATGCGCCCTCGGCGGGGAAGAGTGCCTCGGGCGGCGGTGCCCTGGTCCCGGTGGACCGGCCCAAGGGCAAGAACACCGCGGCGATCGTGGCGGGCGTCGTCACGACGCCGACCGAGCTGCACCCCGAAGGCGTCACCCGGGTCGTCCTGCTCGGCGACCCGACGAAGTCGCTGGGCGCGCTGTCGGAGCCGGAGTGCTCGCGGGTCATCGCGGCGCTCGACCTGGCCGAGCGGATGCAGGTGCCGCTGGAGTGGTTCGCGCTGTCGTCGGGGGCGCGGATCTCGATGTCCTCGGGCACCGAGAACATGGACTGGGTCGCCGCCGCGCTCAAGCGGATCGTCACGTTCACCCAGGACGGCGGCGAGATCAACATCGTGGTCAACGGGATCAACGTCGGCGCCCAGCCGTACTGGAACGCCGAAGCCACGATGCTCATGCACACCAAGGGAATCCTGGTGATGACGCCGGACTCGGCGATGGTGCTCACCGGCAAGCAGGCCCTCGATTTCTCGGGTGGCGTGTCGGCCGAGGACAACTACGGCATCGGCGGCTACGACCGCGTCATGGGCCCGAACGGCCAGGCGCAGTACTGGGCGCCGAACCTGACGGCCGCGCGTGCGGTGCTGATGTCGTACTACGACCACACCTACGTCGTGCCGGGCGAGTCCGGGCCGCGCAAGGTGGGCACGAACGACCCGGTCGACCGCGACGTTTCGCCGTACCCGCACGCGATCGTCGGCAGTGACTTCACGACCGTGGGCCAGATCTTCTCGGCCGAGCACAACCCGGACCGCAAGAAGCCGTTCGACATCCGCACGGTGATGCGCGCGCTGTCGGACCAGGACCACCCGGTGCTGGAGCGCTGGGCGGGCATGGCCGACGCGGACACGGCGGCGGTGCAGGACGTGCACATCGGCGGCCACTCGGTCTGCCTGGTCGGCATCGAGTCGCGTTCGGTGCCCCGCCGCGGTTTCCCGCCCACCGACGGCCCGGACACCTACACCGCGGGCACGCTGTTCCCGCGCTCGTCGAAGAAGACGGCACGGGCGATCAACGCGGCGTCGGGCAACCGGCCGCTGGTCGTGCTGGCGAACCTGTCCGGCTTCGACGGCTCGCCGGAGTCGCTGCGGAAGCTCCAGCTGGAGTACGGCGCGGAGATCGGCCGGGCGATCGTCAACTTCGAGGGCCCGATCGTGTTCTGCGTGATTTCGCGCTACCACGGCGGCGCGTTCGTGGTGTTCTCCAAGGCACTCAACCCGAACATGACGGTGCTGGCCCTGGAGGGCTCGTTCGCCTCGGTGCTGGGCGGCGCCCCGGCGGCGGCGGTGGTGTTCTCGGGCGAGGTGAACAACCGCACGGCGAACGACCCGCGAGTGACGGAACTGCAGGCCCGGATCGCGGCGGCGGGCGGCGCGTCCCGTGCGACGTTGAACGCCCAGCTGGCGGAGGTCCAGTCGGCGGTCCGCGCGGAGAAGGTGAGCGAGGTGGCGGCGGAGTTCGACCGGGTGCACAGCATCCAGCGCGCGGTCGAGGTCGGGTCCGTCGACGCGATCATCAGCGCCGCCGAGCTGCGGCCGCGGATCATCGAAGCCATCGAACACGGCCTGAAGCACTAG
- a CDS encoding M14 family zinc carboxypeptidase: MASRSLSRLALAATGVLLTTLLGGTATAQAADSPVFWRVPATAAQAQALTAAGFDVEEGDAGTVNVVGGQAVAAKLRALGYRPSYFDTVYKELPARTNSLAADTFYGGYRTVTAQENHLAQVASAHPDLATKYTIGQSWKKTKGQGGHDIQAICLTKKQAGDCTLSTTSPKPKFFLMSQIHARELSTGELAWRWIDYLADGYATDATAKSILDTIEVWVVPIANPDGVDIVASGGNSPKLQRKNANNSRGGCSGTNIGVDLNRNSTFKWGGDSNAACSETYQGVSAGSEPEVQALEKLARAIFPDQRGTGNNDPAPSTAKGTMITLHSYGNDIIIPWGFTQSTSPNDAQYRKLGAKYSASNGYLVGTNEETVGYDTSGTTDDFTYGELGVASVTFEVGGSSGTCGGFLPKYTCVDSTFWPKNKGALVTAAKAAAAPYQQ, encoded by the coding sequence ATGGCGTCAAGGTCCTTGTCCCGGCTTGCCCTTGCGGCGACCGGTGTCCTGCTCACCACCCTGCTCGGCGGTACCGCCACCGCGCAGGCGGCGGACTCGCCGGTGTTCTGGCGCGTCCCGGCCACCGCCGCCCAGGCGCAGGCGCTGACCGCGGCCGGCTTCGACGTCGAAGAGGGTGACGCCGGCACCGTCAACGTCGTCGGCGGGCAAGCCGTCGCCGCGAAACTGCGGGCGCTCGGCTATCGGCCGTCGTACTTCGACACCGTCTACAAGGAACTCCCCGCCCGGACGAACAGCCTGGCGGCCGACACCTTCTACGGCGGGTACCGGACGGTCACCGCGCAGGAGAACCACCTCGCGCAGGTCGCTTCGGCACACCCCGACCTGGCCACGAAGTACACGATCGGCCAGTCGTGGAAGAAGACGAAGGGCCAGGGCGGGCACGACATCCAGGCCATCTGCCTGACGAAGAAGCAGGCCGGCGACTGCACGCTGTCGACGACGTCGCCGAAGCCGAAGTTCTTCCTGATGTCCCAGATCCACGCGCGCGAGCTGTCGACCGGTGAGCTCGCCTGGCGCTGGATCGACTACCTCGCCGACGGCTACGCCACCGACGCCACCGCGAAGTCCATTTTGGACACTATCGAGGTGTGGGTGGTGCCGATCGCCAATCCCGACGGCGTCGACATCGTCGCCTCCGGCGGGAACTCGCCGAAGCTGCAGCGCAAGAACGCCAACAACTCGCGCGGTGGCTGCTCCGGCACGAACATCGGCGTCGACCTCAACCGCAACTCCACGTTCAAGTGGGGCGGCGACTCCAACGCCGCCTGTTCCGAGACCTACCAGGGCGTGAGCGCCGGCTCCGAGCCCGAGGTCCAGGCGCTGGAGAAGCTGGCTCGCGCGATCTTCCCGGACCAGCGCGGCACGGGGAACAACGACCCGGCGCCGTCGACCGCCAAGGGCACGATGATCACGCTGCACAGCTACGGAAACGACATCATCATCCCGTGGGGCTTCACGCAGTCGACCTCGCCGAACGACGCGCAGTACCGCAAGCTCGGCGCGAAGTACTCCGCGTCGAACGGCTACCTCGTCGGCACCAACGAAGAGACCGTCGGCTACGACACGAGCGGCACCACCGACGACTTCACCTACGGTGAGCTCGGCGTCGCGAGCGTGACGTTCGAGGTCGGTGGCTCGAGCGGCACCTGTGGCGGCTTCCTGCCGAAGTACACCTGCGTCGACAGCACGTTCTGGCCGAAGAACAAGGGCGCGCTGGTCACCGCCGCGAAGGCCGCGGCGGCGCCGTACCAGCAGTGA